The following are from one region of the Streptomyces changanensis genome:
- a CDS encoding TIGR03936 family radical SAM-associated protein, with translation MQRIRLRYTKRGRLRFTSHRDFQRAFERALRRAEVPMAYSAGFTPHPKVSYANAAPTGTGSEAEYLEIALTAPRDPATLRELLDASLPDGLDVIDAVEARTSGLADRLTASVWELRLDGVEPADAERAVAAFLAADAVEVQRRTKNGLRSFDARAAVAGLETVPAAGDRPADGPCAILRLVVRHVTPAVRPDDVLSGLRAVADLAPPVPAAVTRLAQGLFDEESGTVTDPLAPDREAVTAAPPKAAGPAVATAPEGAGSA, from the coding sequence GTGCAGCGCATCCGACTGCGCTACACCAAGCGCGGCCGCCTCCGGTTCACCAGCCACCGTGACTTCCAGCGCGCCTTCGAGCGCGCCCTGCGCCGCGCCGAGGTGCCCATGGCGTACTCGGCCGGCTTCACGCCCCACCCCAAGGTGTCCTACGCGAACGCCGCCCCGACCGGTACCGGCTCCGAGGCCGAGTACCTGGAGATCGCGCTCACCGCGCCCCGCGACCCCGCCACCCTGCGGGAACTGCTCGACGCGTCGCTGCCCGACGGGCTCGACGTCATCGACGCCGTCGAGGCCCGCACCTCCGGCCTCGCCGACCGGCTCACCGCCTCCGTGTGGGAGCTGCGGCTCGACGGGGTCGAGCCCGCGGACGCCGAACGGGCCGTCGCCGCGTTCCTCGCGGCCGACGCCGTCGAGGTCCAGCGCAGGACGAAGAACGGCCTGCGCAGCTTCGACGCGCGTGCCGCCGTGGCGGGACTCGAGACCGTTCCCGCGGCCGGTGATAGGCCGGCGGACGGCCCCTGTGCGATACTGCGGCTGGTTGTTCGGCACGTGACACCTGCCGTCCGACCCGACGACGTCCTGTCCGGTCTCCGAGCTGTGGCCGACCTGGCGCCGCCGGTCCCCGCAGCGGTGACCAGGCTGGCGCAGGGGCTCTTCGACGAGGAGTCCGGAACGGTGACCGACCCGCTCGCGCCCGACCGCGAGGCAGTCACGGCCGCCCCACCCAAGGCCGCCGGACCCGCCGTCGCGACGGCGCCGGAAGGTGCAGGTTCCGCGTAG
- a CDS encoding TIGR03960 family B12-binding radical SAM protein, which produces MSESVFPQLEALLPHVQKPIQYVGGELNSTVKEWDSCDVRWALMYPDAYEVGLPNQGVMILYEVLNEREGVLAERTYSVWPDLEALMREHGVPQFTVDSHRPVGSFDVFGLSFSTELGYTNMLTALDLAGIPLEAKDRTLDDPIVLAGGHAAFNPEPIADFIDAAIIGDGEQAVLDMTDIIRAWKAEGRPGGREEVLLRLAKTGSVYIPAFYDVEYLPDGRIGRVVPNRSGVPWRVSKHTVMDLDEWPYPKQPLVPLAETVHERMSVEIFRGCTRGCRFCQAGMITRPVRERSITGIGEMVEKGLKATGFEEVGLLSLSSADHSEIGDIAKGLADRYEDDKVGLSLPSTRVDAFNVDLANELTRNGRRSGLTFAPEGGSERMRKVINKMVSEEDLIRTVATAYGNGWRQVKLYFMCGLPTETDDDVLQIADMAMNVIQKGREVSGANDIRCTVSIGGFVPKPHTPFQWAPQLSAEETDARLEKLRDKIRGDKKYGRSIGFRYHDGKPGIVEGLLSRGDRRIGSVIRAVYEDGGRFDGWREHFSYDRWMQCAEKTLPAYGVDVDWYTTRERTYEEVLPWDHLDSGLDKDWLWEDWQDALDETEVEDCRWTPCFDCGVCPQMDTHIQIGPTGKKLLPLSVVK; this is translated from the coding sequence ATGTCCGAGTCGGTCTTCCCCCAGCTCGAAGCTCTGCTCCCGCACGTGCAGAAGCCCATTCAGTACGTCGGCGGTGAGTTGAACTCCACCGTCAAGGAGTGGGACAGCTGCGACGTGCGGTGGGCGCTCATGTACCCGGACGCCTACGAGGTCGGGCTGCCCAACCAGGGCGTCATGATCCTCTACGAGGTACTCAACGAGCGCGAGGGCGTCCTCGCCGAGCGCACCTACAGCGTGTGGCCCGACCTCGAGGCGCTGATGCGCGAGCACGGCGTACCCCAGTTCACCGTGGACAGCCACCGGCCGGTGGGCTCCTTCGACGTCTTCGGCCTGAGCTTCTCCACCGAGCTCGGCTACACCAACATGCTCACGGCGCTCGACCTCGCGGGGATCCCGCTGGAGGCGAAGGACCGCACGCTCGACGACCCGATCGTGCTCGCGGGCGGCCACGCCGCCTTCAACCCCGAGCCGATCGCCGACTTCATCGACGCGGCGATCATCGGCGACGGCGAGCAGGCCGTCCTCGACATGACCGACATCATCCGCGCCTGGAAGGCGGAGGGCCGCCCCGGCGGCCGCGAGGAGGTCCTCCTCCGGCTGGCGAAGACCGGCTCCGTGTACATCCCGGCGTTCTACGACGTCGAGTACCTGCCGGACGGCCGCATCGGCCGCGTCGTCCCCAACCGCTCCGGCGTGCCGTGGCGCGTGTCCAAGCACACCGTCATGGACCTCGACGAGTGGCCCTACCCCAAGCAGCCGCTCGTCCCGCTCGCCGAGACCGTCCACGAGCGGATGTCCGTGGAGATCTTCCGCGGCTGCACCCGCGGCTGCCGCTTCTGCCAGGCCGGCATGATCACGCGCCCCGTGCGGGAGCGAAGTATCACCGGCATCGGCGAGATGGTCGAGAAGGGTCTCAAGGCGACCGGCTTCGAGGAGGTCGGCCTGCTGTCGCTGTCCTCCGCGGACCACTCCGAGATCGGTGACATCGCCAAGGGCCTCGCGGACCGGTACGAGGACGACAAGGTCGGCCTGTCGCTGCCCTCCACCCGCGTCGACGCGTTCAACGTCGACCTGGCCAACGAGCTGACCCGCAACGGCCGTCGCTCCGGCCTCACCTTCGCCCCCGAGGGCGGCTCCGAGCGCATGCGCAAGGTCATCAACAAGATGGTCTCGGAGGAGGACCTGATCCGCACGGTCGCCACCGCCTACGGCAACGGCTGGCGCCAGGTGAAGCTGTACTTCATGTGCGGCCTGCCCACGGAGACCGACGACGACGTCCTGCAGATCGCCGACATGGCGATGAACGTCATCCAGAAGGGCCGCGAGGTCTCCGGCGCCAACGACATCCGCTGCACGGTCTCCATCGGCGGGTTCGTGCCCAAGCCGCACACGCCCTTCCAGTGGGCGCCGCAGCTCTCCGCCGAGGAGACCGACGCCCGCCTGGAGAAGCTCCGCGACAAGATCCGCGGCGACAAGAAGTACGGCCGCTCCATCGGCTTCCGCTACCACGACGGCAAGCCGGGCATCGTCGAGGGCCTCCTCTCGCGCGGCGACCGCCGCATCGGCTCCGTCATCCGCGCCGTGTACGAGGACGGCGGCCGCTTCGACGGCTGGCGCGAGCACTTCAGCTACGACCGCTGGATGCAGTGCGCCGAGAAGACGCTCCCCGCCTACGGCGTGGACGTCGACTGGTACACGACGCGTGAGCGCACGTACGAGGAGGTCTTGCCCTGGGACCACCTGGACTCCGGTCTCGACAAGGACTGGCTCTGGGAGGACTGGCAGGACGCCCTCGACGAGACCGAGGTCGAGGACTGCCGCTGGACCCCGTGCTTCGACTGCGGCGTCTGCCCGCAGATGGACACGCACATCCAGATCGGCCCCACCGGCAAGAAGCTGCTGCCGCTGTCCGTCGTGAAGTGA
- a CDS encoding CYTH and CHAD domain-containing protein encodes MADTKREIERKYEAEPGTRLPDLTAVRGVAAVLDRGVAELDAVYYDTPDLRLAAASVTLRRRTGGADAGWHLKLPVAPGVRDEVHAPLADDVPRDLADLVRARTRGAALVPLVRLRSHRDVRHLVDDRGDLLAEASTDTVRAERLTGGDGGTVEWTEIEVELADGADPAVLDAVDKRLRKKGLAPSRASSKLAKALDHTGRRPPRAPEPDGTAGGHLLAHLREQADLLAAHDAAVRRDLPDSVHQMRVATRRLRSAFRTYRKFLDRSATDPVAAELKWLAGELGADRDQEVLTERLTSHVDALPVTLLLGPVRARLRAWSAAGRVRVRARTLAVLDGERYTALLDALDALLADPPLRPAAAGAADEALPAAVLREYDRLAARVDRALALPPGQDRDVALHEARKAAKRVRYAAEAAAPVLGKRGKRFTKGVKAVQKVLGEHQDSVVAREALRDLAIQAHASGETAFTWGLLHGREAARADDCERRLPEVWAKVTAGKPRRL; translated from the coding sequence GTGGCGGATACGAAGCGCGAGATCGAGCGGAAGTACGAAGCCGAACCCGGCACGCGGCTGCCGGACCTCACCGCGGTGCGGGGGGTCGCGGCCGTCCTCGACCGGGGCGTCGCCGAGCTGGACGCCGTCTACTACGACACCCCCGACCTGCGCCTCGCCGCGGCCTCCGTCACCCTGCGCCGCCGCACCGGCGGCGCCGACGCCGGATGGCACCTGAAGCTGCCGGTCGCCCCCGGCGTCCGCGACGAGGTGCACGCCCCGCTGGCGGACGACGTCCCGCGCGACCTCGCCGACCTCGTACGGGCCCGCACCCGCGGGGCCGCGCTCGTCCCGCTCGTACGGCTCCGCTCCCACCGGGACGTGCGCCACCTCGTCGACGACCGGGGCGACCTGCTCGCAGAGGCGAGCACCGACACCGTCCGCGCCGAGCGCCTCACCGGCGGCGACGGCGGCACGGTCGAGTGGACCGAGATCGAGGTGGAGCTCGCCGACGGCGCCGACCCCGCCGTCCTCGACGCCGTCGACAAGCGACTGCGCAAGAAGGGGCTGGCGCCCTCCCGCGCGTCGTCCAAGCTCGCCAAGGCACTCGACCACACCGGACGGCGACCGCCCCGCGCCCCGGAGCCCGACGGCACCGCCGGCGGCCACCTCCTCGCCCACCTGCGCGAACAGGCCGACCTGCTCGCCGCCCACGACGCCGCGGTACGCCGGGACCTGCCCGACTCCGTCCACCAGATGCGCGTCGCCACCCGCCGTCTGCGCAGCGCCTTCCGCACCTACCGCAAGTTCCTGGACCGCTCCGCGACCGACCCGGTCGCCGCCGAGCTGAAGTGGCTCGCCGGTGAACTCGGCGCCGACCGCGACCAGGAGGTCCTCACCGAACGGCTCACCTCCCACGTCGACGCCCTCCCCGTCACGCTGCTCCTCGGACCGGTCCGCGCCCGGCTGCGCGCCTGGTCCGCCGCCGGTCGCGTCCGGGTCCGGGCCCGCACCCTCGCCGTCCTCGACGGCGAGCGGTACACCGCCCTCCTCGACGCCCTCGACGCCCTCCTCGCCGACCCGCCGCTGCGGCCGGCCGCGGCGGGCGCCGCCGACGAGGCGCTGCCCGCGGCGGTCCTCCGCGAGTACGACCGGCTGGCCGCCCGCGTCGACCGCGCGCTCGCCCTGCCGCCGGGCCAGGACCGGGACGTCGCCCTGCACGAGGCCCGCAAGGCCGCCAAACGCGTCCGGTACGCCGCCGAGGCCGCCGCGCCCGTGCTCGGGAAGCGCGGCAAGCGGTTCACCAAGGGCGTGAAGGCCGTGCAGAAGGTCCTCGGCGAGCACCAGGACAGCGTCGTCGCCCGCGAAGCCCTGCGCGACCTGGCGATCCAGGCCCACGCGTCCGGGGAGACGGCCTTCACCTGGGGCCTGCTCCACGGCCGGGAGGCGGCCCGGGCGGACGACTGCGAGCGACGGCTGCCGGAGGTGTGGGCGAAGGTCACGGCGGGGAAACCTCGGCGGCTCTGA
- the rodA gene encoding rod shape-determining protein RodA, with protein sequence MPGTSTFSVPRYAPERGGLWARLTARDSLVRRLDWPLLFSSLALSLIGALLVWSATRNRTELNQGDPYSFLFKHLLNTSIGFALMVGTVWLGHRTLRGAVPFLYGISVVLVLLVLTPLGATINGAHAWIVLGGGFSLQPSEFVKVTIILGMAMLLAARVDAGDQLHPDHRTVAKSLLVAVLPMAIVMLMPDLGSVMVMVVIVLGVLLASGASNRWILGLIGAGVAGAVLVAALGVLDEYQLNRFAAFANPELDPAGVGYNTNQARIAIGSGGLYGAGLFNGHQTTGQFVPEQQTDFIFTVAGEELGFLGAGVIIALLGVVLWRACRIARETTELYGTIVAAGIIAWFAFQSFENIGMTLGIMPVAGLPLPFVSYGGSSMFAVWVAVGLLQSIRVQRPLAA encoded by the coding sequence ATGCCCGGAACCAGCACCTTCTCCGTCCCCCGCTACGCACCCGAGCGCGGCGGGCTGTGGGCCCGGCTCACCGCCCGCGACTCCCTCGTGCGCCGGCTCGACTGGCCGCTGCTCTTCTCCTCGCTCGCCCTGTCCCTGATCGGCGCGCTGCTCGTGTGGTCCGCCACCCGCAACCGCACCGAACTCAACCAGGGCGACCCGTACTCGTTCCTCTTCAAGCACCTGCTCAACACCAGCATCGGCTTCGCCCTCATGGTCGGGACGGTCTGGCTCGGCCACCGCACCCTGCGCGGCGCCGTCCCGTTCCTGTACGGCATCTCCGTGGTGCTGGTGCTGCTCGTCCTCACCCCGCTCGGCGCGACCATCAACGGCGCCCACGCCTGGATCGTGCTCGGCGGGGGCTTCTCCCTCCAGCCCTCCGAGTTCGTCAAGGTGACGATCATCCTCGGCATGGCGATGCTCCTCGCGGCCCGCGTCGACGCCGGGGACCAGCTCCACCCCGACCACCGCACCGTCGCCAAGTCCCTGCTCGTCGCCGTCCTCCCCATGGCCATCGTGATGCTGATGCCGGACCTCGGCTCCGTCATGGTGATGGTGGTGATCGTCCTCGGCGTGCTCCTCGCCTCCGGCGCCTCCAACCGCTGGATCCTCGGCCTGATCGGTGCCGGGGTGGCCGGTGCCGTGCTCGTCGCCGCGCTCGGCGTCCTCGACGAGTACCAGCTCAACCGCTTCGCCGCGTTCGCCAACCCCGAGCTCGACCCGGCCGGCGTCGGCTACAACACCAACCAGGCCCGCATCGCCATCGGCTCCGGCGGCCTGTACGGCGCCGGCCTCTTCAACGGCCACCAGACGACCGGCCAGTTCGTCCCCGAGCAGCAGACCGACTTCATCTTCACCGTCGCCGGCGAGGAGCTCGGCTTCCTCGGCGCCGGCGTGATCATCGCCCTGCTCGGCGTGGTCCTGTGGCGGGCCTGCCGCATCGCCCGCGAGACGACCGAGCTGTACGGGACGATCGTCGCCGCCGGCATCATCGCCTGGTTCGCGTTCCAGTCCTTCGAGAACATCGGCATGACCCTCGGCATCATGCCGGTCGCGGGCCTGCCGCTGCCGTTCGTGTCGTACGGCGGCTCGTCGATGTTCGCCGTCTGGGTGGCGGTCGGGCTGCTCCAGTCCATCCGGGTGCAGCGACCACTGGCCGCCTAG
- the mrdA gene encoding penicillin-binding protein 2, whose translation MSNIPETGRTPRVQIRLVVIQVLVFSLLLTLLGRLWYLQIRQGKEYTDEARNNHVQQVVQPAVRGSILDARGVPLADNETRLVVSASRTELMKMKDDGRAVLTRLAGVLGMKPKEVMDKIRLCDSETPQPCWNGSPFQPIPVTDSATTQQALQIRERAEDFPGITAEPTAVRRYPAPGKARTSQVLGYLSPVTDAEIEEAKDSDSPFLRSDQVGRSGLERTYDKALRGKAGVTRYEVDNLGRVLGEAESDPGRPGSTVVTSIDARVQAVAEYELHQAMQTVRKETDRITGRPYKADAGAVVVMESKTGRVVAMASQPDYDPNAWVGGISGKEYAKLTGKNSNYPLLNRAIQGQAPAGSIFKVISASAAVRAGYPFDGRYNCSSSYSLGGRSFANFESKGHGPISLGDALKFSCNTVFYALGHKEWQKDGGLKPKKDAHDWFYRTAHDFGLGAETGIDLPNEVTGRIPDRQWKQRFWQANKDAWCRQGKKGGSYVEQIAYESCLEGNQLKAFDSINYAIGQGDVLVTPIQMATAYAAISNGGTLFEPTIGKAVISPDGKRIEEITPKRRGRLPVDAQTVSDLDKGLRSVVEPGGTAAWRFEGWPQDKIPMRAKTGTAQVYGKQTTSWFATYTDEFTIVMTISQGGTGSGASGPAVRNIYDALYGLDDAGNQDLKRALLPTPQKTLPKIQPDGSIEAPTVKPYDPEAQKPKDGQGTGDGQPGLAGPPVWRD comes from the coding sequence ATGAGCAACATCCCGGAGACGGGCCGCACCCCGCGCGTCCAGATCCGCCTCGTCGTCATCCAGGTCCTCGTCTTCTCCCTCCTCCTCACCCTCCTCGGCCGGCTCTGGTACCTCCAGATCCGGCAGGGCAAGGAGTACACCGACGAGGCACGCAACAACCACGTCCAGCAGGTCGTCCAGCCCGCCGTCCGCGGCTCCATCCTCGACGCCCGCGGCGTGCCCCTCGCCGACAACGAGACCCGCCTCGTGGTCTCCGCGTCCCGCACCGAGCTGATGAAGATGAAGGACGACGGCAGGGCCGTCCTCACCCGGCTCGCGGGCGTCCTGGGCATGAAGCCCAAGGAGGTCATGGACAAGATCCGCCTCTGCGACTCCGAGACCCCCCAGCCGTGCTGGAACGGCTCGCCCTTCCAGCCCATCCCCGTCACCGACTCGGCCACCACCCAGCAGGCCCTCCAGATCCGCGAACGCGCCGAGGACTTCCCCGGCATCACCGCGGAACCCACCGCCGTACGCCGTTACCCGGCCCCCGGCAAGGCCCGCACCTCGCAGGTCCTCGGCTACCTCTCGCCCGTCACCGACGCGGAGATCGAGGAGGCCAAGGACAGCGACTCGCCGTTCCTCCGCTCCGACCAGGTGGGCCGTTCCGGACTGGAGCGCACGTACGACAAGGCGCTGCGCGGCAAGGCCGGTGTCACCCGGTACGAGGTCGACAACCTCGGCCGGGTCCTCGGAGAGGCGGAGAGCGACCCGGGCCGGCCCGGCTCCACCGTCGTCACGAGCATCGACGCCCGGGTCCAGGCGGTCGCCGAGTACGAGCTCCACCAGGCGATGCAGACCGTCCGCAAGGAGACCGACCGCATCACCGGCCGCCCGTACAAGGCCGACGCGGGCGCCGTCGTCGTCATGGAGTCCAAGACCGGCCGGGTCGTCGCCATGGCGTCCCAGCCCGACTACGACCCCAACGCCTGGGTCGGGGGCATCTCCGGCAAGGAGTACGCGAAGCTCACCGGCAAGAACTCCAACTACCCGCTGCTCAACCGGGCCATCCAGGGCCAGGCACCGGCCGGCTCGATCTTCAAGGTGATCTCGGCGAGCGCCGCCGTGCGGGCCGGCTACCCCTTCGACGGCCGCTACAACTGCAGCAGCTCCTACAGCCTCGGCGGCCGCAGCTTCGCCAACTTCGAGTCCAAGGGGCACGGCCCCATCTCCCTCGGCGACGCCCTCAAGTTCTCCTGCAACACCGTCTTCTACGCCCTCGGGCACAAGGAATGGCAGAAGGACGGCGGCCTGAAGCCGAAGAAGGACGCCCACGACTGGTTCTACCGGACCGCCCACGACTTCGGGCTCGGCGCCGAGACTGGCATCGACCTGCCCAACGAGGTCACCGGCCGTATCCCCGACCGCCAGTGGAAGCAGCGGTTCTGGCAGGCCAACAAGGACGCCTGGTGCCGGCAGGGCAAGAAGGGCGGCAGCTACGTCGAGCAGATCGCCTACGAGAGCTGCCTGGAAGGCAACCAGCTGAAGGCGTTCGACAGCATCAACTACGCCATCGGCCAGGGCGACGTCCTCGTCACCCCCATCCAGATGGCCACCGCCTACGCCGCCATCAGCAACGGCGGCACCCTCTTCGAACCCACCATCGGCAAGGCCGTGATCAGCCCCGACGGCAAGAGGATCGAGGAGATCACGCCCAAGCGCCGCGGCCGGCTGCCCGTCGACGCCCAGACCGTCAGCGACCTCGACAAGGGCCTGCGCTCCGTCGTCGAGCCCGGCGGCACCGCCGCCTGGCGGTTCGAGGGCTGGCCCCAGGACAAGATCCCCATGCGGGCGAAGACCGGCACCGCCCAGGTCTACGGCAAGCAGACGACGTCCTGGTTCGCCACCTACACCGACGAGTTCACCATCGTCATGACGATCTCCCAGGGCGGTACCGGCTCCGGCGCCTCCGGCCCCGCCGTCCGCAACATCTACGACGCCCTCTACGGCCTCGACGACGCGGGCAACCAGGACCTCAAGCGCGCCCTGCTGCCCACGCCGCAGAAGACCCTGCCGAAGATCCAGCCGGACGGCTCCATCGAGGCCCCCACCGTCAAGCCGTACGACCCCGAAGCGCAGAAGCCCAAGGACGGCCAGGGCACGGGCGACGGACAACCGGGCCTCGCCGGCCCACCGGTCTGGAGGGACTGA
- the mreD gene encoding rod shape-determining protein MreD, with translation MRFNRILLSTTLVIVALVVQVSVLARLQLPGAVPDLVLLTVLALSLVYGHVSGALIGFGAGLLADLAPPADHAVGRYALVLCVIGYVAGLTKPENGQPRSAAGPMVMVVAAAVGSTLLYAGVGALVGDTGARHVGLVSLILTAVVYDLLLAPFTVPWIMALARRADNDPLAESTTTAGDVTSGWIASGTGLRVGDRRGGGLRGGLRTRAARSRAARAARIKGVKRL, from the coding sequence ATGCGCTTCAACCGGATCCTGCTCTCCACCACCCTCGTCATCGTCGCCCTCGTCGTCCAGGTCTCCGTCCTCGCCCGCCTCCAGCTGCCCGGCGCCGTACCCGACCTGGTCCTGCTGACCGTCCTCGCCCTGTCCCTCGTGTACGGGCACGTGAGCGGCGCGCTCATCGGCTTCGGCGCCGGCCTCCTCGCCGACCTGGCCCCGCCCGCCGACCACGCCGTCGGCCGCTACGCCCTCGTGCTCTGCGTCATCGGCTACGTCGCCGGCCTCACCAAGCCCGAGAACGGCCAGCCACGGTCCGCCGCCGGCCCCATGGTCATGGTCGTCGCCGCCGCGGTCGGCTCGACGCTGCTGTACGCGGGCGTCGGCGCGCTCGTCGGGGACACCGGGGCGCGCCACGTCGGTCTCGTCTCGCTCATCCTCACGGCCGTCGTCTACGACCTGCTGCTCGCCCCGTTCACCGTGCCGTGGATCATGGCGCTCGCCCGGCGGGCCGACAACGACCCGCTCGCCGAGTCGACCACCACCGCCGGTGACGTCACCTCCGGCTGGATCGCCTCCGGCACGGGGCTGCGCGTCGGCGACCGGCGCGGCGGCGGACTGCGCGGCGGACTGCGGACCAGGGCCGCCCGCAGCAGGGCGGCCCGCGCGGCCCGCATCAAGGGGGTCAAGCGCCTGTGA
- the mreC gene encoding rod shape-determining protein MreC, which yields MRDTKESRLLLALLVAVAFALITVDIRGGEESPVDGARRAAATVFGPVENGVASAVDPIGNAIGAVRDSGERHSRIARLERENAELKVRLGSDDRNRNRVRELDKLLRTAGAGQYGIKAAEVIAIGAAQGFSWTVTIDAGSHDGIRRDMTVVNGDGLVGRVTTVGPSTATVLLANDPDFTVGTRIERTNELGFATGQGERPLSVQLLNGKAKVRPGDRLVTFGSQADRPFVPGVPVGEVIRVDPSSGDLTRRLFVRSYAAFSRLDIVGVVVQPPRTDPRDTVLPAKPKPAPTVTVTVTPSPNAEAAEGDRPQGEREGQTEAQPGVTARTDEQEQE from the coding sequence GTGAGGGACACGAAAGAGAGCCGGCTGCTCCTGGCGCTGCTGGTCGCCGTGGCGTTCGCGCTGATCACGGTCGACATCCGCGGCGGTGAGGAGTCGCCCGTCGACGGAGCCCGGCGGGCCGCCGCCACCGTGTTCGGCCCGGTCGAGAACGGCGTCGCCTCCGCGGTCGACCCGATCGGCAACGCCATCGGGGCCGTGCGGGACTCGGGCGAGCGCCACAGCCGCATCGCACGACTGGAGCGGGAGAACGCCGAGCTGAAGGTGAGACTCGGCAGCGACGACCGCAACCGCAACCGGGTCCGCGAACTCGACAAGCTGCTGCGCACGGCCGGCGCCGGCCAGTACGGCATCAAGGCGGCCGAAGTCATCGCCATAGGAGCCGCGCAGGGCTTCTCCTGGACGGTCACCATCGACGCCGGCTCCCACGACGGCATCCGCCGCGACATGACCGTCGTCAACGGCGACGGCCTCGTCGGCCGCGTCACCACCGTCGGCCCCTCCACCGCCACCGTGCTCCTCGCCAACGACCCGGACTTCACCGTCGGCACCCGCATAGAGCGCACCAACGAGCTGGGCTTCGCCACCGGCCAGGGCGAGCGCCCGCTCTCCGTGCAGCTCCTCAACGGCAAGGCCAAGGTGCGGCCCGGCGACCGGCTCGTCACCTTCGGCTCGCAGGCCGACCGGCCGTTCGTCCCCGGCGTCCCGGTCGGCGAGGTCATCCGCGTCGACCCGTCCAGCGGCGACCTGACCCGCCGGCTGTTCGTCCGCTCCTACGCCGCGTTCAGCCGCCTCGACATCGTCGGCGTCGTCGTCCAGCCGCCGCGCACCGACCCGCGCGACACGGTCCTGCCCGCCAAGCCGAAGCCCGCCCCGACCGTCACCGTCACGGTCACCCCGTCCCCGAACGCCGAGGCCGCCGAGGGCGACCGGCCGCAGGGGGAGCGGGAGGGGCAGACGGAGGCGCAGCCCGGCGTGACCGCCCGCACCGACGAGCAGGAGCAGGAGTAG
- a CDS encoding rod shape-determining protein — MSFIGRDMAVDLGTANTLVYVRGRGIVLNEPSVVAINTNTGGILAVGAEAKKMIGRTPGNIVAVRPLKDGVIADFEITERMLRYFILKIHKRRYLARPRVVVCVPSGITGVERRAVIEASTQAGARQVHIIEEPMAAAIGSGLPVHEATGNMVVDIGGGTTEVAVISLGGIVTAQSIRVAGDELDNAIIQHIKKEYSLLLGERTAEQIKITIGSAYDLGEDEHTEIRGRDLVSGLPKTVVISAGEVRKAIEEPVNAIVDAVKTTLDKCPPELSGDVMDRGIVLTGGGALLRGLDERLRRETGMPIHIAEDPLDSVALGSGKCVEEFEALQQVLDAQPRR, encoded by the coding sequence ATGTCGTTCATCGGCCGTGACATGGCTGTCGACCTCGGGACCGCCAACACGCTGGTGTACGTCAGGGGTCGCGGCATCGTCCTCAACGAGCCGTCGGTCGTCGCCATCAACACCAACACCGGTGGCATCCTGGCGGTCGGCGCGGAAGCGAAGAAGATGATCGGCCGGACCCCCGGCAACATCGTCGCCGTACGGCCGCTGAAGGACGGCGTGATCGCCGACTTCGAGATCACCGAGCGGATGCTCCGCTACTTCATCCTGAAAATCCACAAGCGCCGTTATCTGGCCCGCCCCCGGGTCGTCGTCTGCGTGCCCTCCGGTATCACCGGGGTCGAGCGCCGCGCCGTGATCGAGGCGTCGACGCAGGCCGGTGCCCGCCAGGTGCACATCATCGAGGAGCCCATGGCCGCCGCCATCGGCTCCGGCCTGCCCGTCCACGAGGCCACCGGCAACATGGTGGTCGACATCGGCGGCGGCACCACGGAGGTCGCCGTGATCTCCCTCGGGGGAATCGTCACGGCACAGTCCATCCGCGTCGCCGGCGACGAGCTGGACAACGCCATCATCCAGCACATCAAGAAGGAGTACAGCCTCCTCCTCGGTGAGCGCACCGCCGAACAGATCAAGATCACCATCGGTTCGGCGTACGACCTCGGCGAGGACGAGCACACCGAGATCCGCGGCCGTGACCTCGTCTCCGGCCTGCCGAAGACCGTCGTCATCTCGGCCGGCGAGGTCCGCAAGGCCATCGAGGAACCCGTCAACGCCATCGTCGACGCCGTGAAGACCACCCTCGACAAGTGCCCGCCGGAGCTCTCCGGCGACGTCATGGACCGCGGCATCGTCCTCACCGGCGGCGGCGCCCTGCTGCGCGGCCTCGACGAGCGACTGCGCCGCGAGACGGGCATGCCGATCCACATCGCCGAGGACCCGCTCGACTCCGTGGCCCTCGGCTCCGGCAAGTGCGTGGAGGAGTTCGAGGCGCTCCAGCAGGTCCTGGACGCCCAGCCCCGCAGGTAA
- the ndk gene encoding nucleoside-diphosphate kinase, whose amino-acid sequence MTERTLVLLKPDAVRRGLIGEIIGRIERKAGWSITALELRTLDQETLEQHYGEHQGKPFYEPLVAFMSSGPVVALVVEGERVIEGVRRLAGPTDPIAAAPGSIRGDYGTIVRENLIHASDSEESAIRELKIFFPGLS is encoded by the coding sequence ATGACCGAGCGCACGCTCGTCCTGCTCAAGCCCGACGCCGTCCGCCGTGGCCTGATCGGCGAGATCATCGGCCGTATCGAGCGCAAGGCCGGCTGGAGCATCACCGCGCTGGAGCTGCGCACGCTGGACCAGGAGACGCTGGAGCAGCACTACGGCGAGCACCAGGGCAAGCCCTTCTACGAGCCGCTCGTCGCCTTCATGTCCTCCGGCCCCGTCGTCGCGCTGGTCGTCGAGGGCGAGCGGGTCATCGAGGGCGTGCGCCGGCTGGCCGGTCCGACCGACCCGATCGCCGCGGCGCCCGGCTCCATCCGGGGGGACTACGGCACGATCGTCCGCGAGAACCTGATCCACGCCTCGGACTCGGAGGAGTCCGCCATTCGGGAACTGAAGATTTTCTTCCCCGGTCTTTCCTGA